CTCGACCCACAAAGAAGAAGAGCAGAAGGATAGAGTTTATTGGAAATTCGATTACCTGTGGCTACGGGAATGAAGGAATATGGAATGTTGATACATTCCAAACCTCACAGGAAAATCCTTGGGAGGCCTATGCGGCTTTAACCGCGAGAAAACTGGAGGCAGATTATCAATTAGTTTGCTGGAGTGGTATCGGTATTATCTCAAACTATACAGAACAAGAGGTACCAAACACGACGGAATGGCTGATGCCACAATTATATCCATATACGGACCGAGCAACGGATCAGGTGTTGGGTAACACTGAACCGGAAGTGTGGAAGAATGAGAGGTTTGATCCCGATTGTATCGTAATTAATTTGGGAACGAATGATTCCAGCTATACGAAGAACATCAATGAACGGGTAGAAGCTTTCGGTAATCGTTATTATGAATTTGTTCGGGAGGTACGGAATAAGAATCCCAGATCAAAGATCCTATGCACATTAGGAGCCATGGGTCAGGACCTGTGTGAAGCCATACGGCAGCAGGTGGAAAGAATGAATAGCGAAGGTGACGATAACGTACATTTTATGGACTTCGACGTACAACGGGAGGAAGACGGGATCGGTACGGATTGGCATCCAAGTAAGGCCACCCATAGAAAAATGGCTGTCAAACTAACGGATAAACTGAAAACAATAATGAACTGGTAGTAAAAGGATCATTTTATTGCTATAATACTTGTTATAAAACAGGAATACATTGCCTGATCGAATAAGATAGGAACCGTCATAAACGGAGAAACGGAGGAAAAAATGAGTTATGATAAGTATGTGAGTCCCCTATCCGAACGTTATGCTAGTAAAGAAATGCAATATATTTTCTCACCGGATATGAAATTTAA
The nucleotide sequence above comes from Variimorphobacter saccharofermentans. Encoded proteins:
- a CDS encoding SGNH/GDSL hydrolase family protein; this encodes MEFYADDSNVNVIGRSLMMNNTRYLGYSCSAIEFEFTGTKVEADIWTDSDTLETELKAWVAVFVNDEELPVKRFSLEKNGIYLLYEGAKSQTTKIRLVKYSEAAFGKIGIRSIRIDSDQPPRPTKKKSRRIEFIGNSITCGYGNEGIWNVDTFQTSQENPWEAYAALTARKLEADYQLVCWSGIGIISNYTEQEVPNTTEWLMPQLYPYTDRATDQVLGNTEPEVWKNERFDPDCIVINLGTNDSSYTKNINERVEAFGNRYYEFVREVRNKNPRSKILCTLGAMGQDLCEAIRQQVERMNSEGDDNVHFMDFDVQREEDGIGTDWHPSKATHRKMAVKLTDKLKTIMNW